CCAACGCCACGGGGCATGGCCACCGCTAGCCCGGCTGTGGAGGATGGTGTGGAGGTACCGCTCGCCGCAGCCTGGAGCCAGCTATATGGTGCGTGTTGGGTAGCGTGGGGCATGGGTAGGGTGGAAACTGCTTTGAGGAGCCtcagtgctgggggggggctgAACACATGGGCTCCCTTGCTTCATGCTGGGGAtggtggcagagccctggggatGAGAAGGTCCTTGGCCTGGTGCCCACCCGCCGCATTGCCCTGCAGGCATTCAGCCAGTGCTATGGTGGGCAGTCAGGAAGGGTATGCATGTCATGGCAGGGACAGGCATGCTCAGCAGGCCCCAGGAGGGTGGTGGGTGCAGGATGGGGTCTGACGGTGCTGTCCCTTCTGTGTGCAGGGGACAATGCAACGACGGGTAGCCCAGGTGCTGCGGAGCTAGCAGAGGACCTGCTGCTGCGTGCCGAGCGCTCGCCACCAGGCACCAGCAAAGCCAAGAAGGGGGCACGGAAACCTTCCCGGGGGGCCCGCGGGCGCAACTGCCACATCCGCAACCTGATGGTGAAGGTGCGAGACCTGGGCCTGGGCTTCAACTCGGACGAGATTGTGCTCTTCAAGTACTGCAGCGGATCCTGCCACCGGGCGCGCAGCAACTACGACCTGACGCTGGGCAGCCTGCTGCGGCAGCAGCTCATCACCCCAGGGCCGCAGGAGCGGGTCCTCAGCCACCCCTGCTGCCGACCCACCCGCTACGAGGCCGTCTCCTTCATGGACGTGCAGAACATATGGCAGACAGTGGAGAAGCTCTCGGCGGCCGAGTGCAGCTGCATTGGCTGAGAAGGGGGCATGCAGCTCGGCTCTGGCTCGACGCGTGCTGGCAGACCCCAGCTTGCCAGCAGATCCCGGCTTGCCACACACAGTGGCGCTGGCGCTCAGAGGAAGGGTCTAGCAGAGGCCGGTGCCCCCTTTTTTATGTGGCTACGAGGGACCGAGGGGAGATGGAGCCATGACGGGAGGCAGGTGGCTGAGCCCCATCCTGCTCAGTGCCAAGGAGTTGGTGCCACCGGCTACATGGGATCCTGCCCGGGTGTACCCTGGCTCAGCCCTGGGAGAAGATCTGGAGGGGGTatggagcatccctgctgcttACAGTGGTCTGCCAGCCCAGTGtccaccagcagcaccctgcttGCCAGTGCCCTGCCTGGACTGGTGTTCCCGCACCCCTGCTTTAGAGGAGCTGGGGCCAGGCATCACCCAAGCTTCAGAGTGGGACAGAAAGGGGACAAAACCTCCCTGTCCCCTCGGGCACCCTGGGGGTGGGGGTGGCTGGAGCTGCCCTACAGCGAGGGGGCATCCCTGAGGACAGGGGTGCAGCAGGTTGGGGGACCTGCACCCCTGGTGCTCCGCAGGCACCCACCGGCTCCCAGGGGGACGGCAGGGTCCCCTCACTGTGCTGCGGCACTAAACTATTTATTACtctaaattatttatttattgttctCGAGCGGCAGCTCCTATTTATGACTTTGGGCTCCCGGGGGCCGGGTGTGATTTAACCCCAGCGCTGCTGCAAAGCCCTGGGcagcgccccggccccgcgcccccaagccccctttttgtttttctattatttgtAAAATTTGAGGGATAAACTCTATTTTTGTACAGTCGCCTTTTCCTGTAGCAATAAAGCGATGGGCCGCGCGTCCAGCCCCTGCGTGTGCCCGTGGTGTGGTGGGGCAGGACCGGGGTGCCCGCGGGAGGCGGTGCTGAGCGGGGCTCCCGCTGCCCGCACCGCATCCCGCGTGGGGAGCAGGGGCGGCGCTCGGTGCCGGTGCCCGGCAGGGGACGCGCCTGTGCCGGGACTACCGCTCCCGGCGTGCGGCGCGGTGCCGCGGCAGGTCCCGGGCTGCCCGGACGCGCCTGCGGGCCAGCGGGGCGAGGCGGTGCCGGAGCTGAGCGGTGGTGGTGCCGCTCGGGGCGTCGCTCGGGCGCCTCCCGGCCCGACCGCCGCTGCCCGCCGAGCCCAGCCGAGCCGCGCCGGTGCCGCGCCGCGCCGGTGCCGCCGCCCTCGTCGGGGCGGGGAGGCGGGTCCCGCCGCGATGCGGCTGCCCGTGCGCCGCCGCTGtcgcccgcccgccgccgccgcctcctgaGCGCCGCCGCAGCCATGGAGCGGAGGGCGGAGGCGCCGCCGCCGCAGGGCCTCGACTTCACCGTGGAGAACGTGGAGAAGGTGAGCGACCCGCACCGAGCAGACCCGCGGCGGTGCGGGGCGGCGGGAcgcggcggcggggagcgggagCTGCGTGCTGGGAGGGACGGGGACGGGGGTCACCTGCTCGGCGGTGCCGGTCCCGGGAGGGCGGCGGGCGGCATCCCCCGTGCCCTGCCCGCCCCGGCAGCCCTGCCCGACGACCAACCCCCGGGGGTCCGACCGGTGCGCGGCGCGGGAGGTGGAGCCGCCGGCTTCTGCGCGCCGGGGCAGCCCGTGGAGGGAAAATGATGTGGCAGAAATGGGAGCAGAAGGGAGGAGTTGTGTCCCCGACGGGTGTCCTCTGGGTCGCCGTGTTACAGCGCCGGGCCGGAGAGCCTGAGAgtctgctcctggctgctggaCCAGCAGCATCTGTGTGAAGCCCGGCGTTATCAGCGTCTCCATCAGGCAGGAAAGGGGCTCTCGCCAGGTGCTGGGAACTGTTGGGAAAAGCCTTCAGAGGGCGGATGGCCCAGTGGTGCCTTTCTAAA
This genomic window from Strigops habroptila isolate Jane chromosome 8, bStrHab1.2.pri, whole genome shotgun sequence contains:
- the ARTN gene encoding artemin isoform X2: MEQRVEPPEQRPAGPTTHPQPKEGTLWGLLTILSLLAGLAAGTLRAPHCNKTLDAAPTPRGMATASPAVEDGVEVPLAAAWSQLYGDNATTGSPGAAELAEDLLLRAERSPPGTSKAKKGARKPSRGARGRNCHIRNLMVKVRDLGLGFNSDEIVLFKYCSGSCHRARSNYDLTLGSLLRQQLITPGPQERVLSHPCCRPTRYEAVSFMDVQNIWQTVEKLSAAECSCIG
- the ARTN gene encoding artemin isoform X1 produces the protein MRGGGGPGDGPRRGHASMEQRVEPPEQRPAGPTTHPQPKEGTLWGLLTILSLLAGLAAGTLRAPHCNKTLDAAPTPRGMATASPAVEDGVEVPLAAAWSQLYGDNATTGSPGAAELAEDLLLRAERSPPGTSKAKKGARKPSRGARGRNCHIRNLMVKVRDLGLGFNSDEIVLFKYCSGSCHRARSNYDLTLGSLLRQQLITPGPQERVLSHPCCRPTRYEAVSFMDVQNIWQTVEKLSAAECSCIG